From a single Nicotiana tomentosiformis chromosome 2, ASM39032v3, whole genome shotgun sequence genomic region:
- the LOC138905660 gene encoding uncharacterized protein has product MWDKLKFTYEGTNKVKEIRINLLVRDYELFQMKDGESVEEIFFRFSKILGHLKSFGRPIKSGEQVRKIHRSLPIIWKPKVIALECQDHDKMSYDEFRGDLIAFEKTHLDMQIQ; this is encoded by the coding sequence ATGTGGGATAAATTGAAGTTCACATATGAAGGAACCAACAAGGTGAAAGAAATAAGGATCAATCTTCTAGTTCGTGACTATGAGCTATTTCAAATGAAGGATGGAGAATCAGTGGAGGAAATATTCTTCAGGTTCAGCAAAATCCTTGGACATCTAAAATCATTTGGTAGACCAATAAAGAGCGGAGAACAGGTCAGAAAAATTCATAGAAGTCTACCCATAATTTGGAAGCCTAAGGTTATTGCTCTGGAATGTCAGGACCATGACAAAATGTCTTATGATGAATTTAGAGGTGATCTAATTGCCTTTGAGAAAACTCACTTGGACATGCAAAttcaataa